The Christiangramia salexigens genome includes the window ATGTACGCTGAAGAAGGACTTGATATAACCCAGGAGATCCTTACAAAGTTAAACGAGCAATACGGAAGTGAGGAATAATTTATCCTCAGGATTTCATAAAAAAAGGGCTTCAGAAATTCTGAAGCCCTTTTTTATTTATAGATATTGTTCTTTTAACTTAGAAGATATACTCCAAATATTGTGACGATGAAATATCCAGTAAGGGTAAAGGCTCCTGCATAATCCTTCGCAACTCTTTGTCCAAATAATAGCATGGTTAGGGTTATAGATGCCAGCACACAAGCAAATAGGGCGTAGGAGGTATCTGCATAGGCAATAAGCCAAATTATCCCCAGAACAGATAATATTCCGGTAACAATCTCAAAAATTAAAATTATCCCCACCATTAAGGATACAGAACCTGATAGAATTGTCTCAGAAAAATGGCCTTTTAACCATTCAATATTTCCTTTCCAATCCATTGCCTTGTCTATTCCCGATTGTAAAAAGGTGATAAATACAAAAATTAGGATAAGGATCTCGGTGATGTACGTTGTTAAATTTTCCATGGTTTAAACTGCTTTTTTATGTAAAAATCTGGTTAGGTTAATAGATAGATCTGTAAGGATTATTTTGGCATTTCCGTTACGTTCTATATGGTAAATTGCGGTTTCAAGCGCTTCGGTTATTTCCATGATATTTTTCTCATTTACATATGGAGCAAAGTTTTCCAGCTTGAATTTTTCAGTTTTTGGCTCCAGGTAAACAAGCTCCTTGGCCTTATAATTTAATAAGAGCGACTGCCTGAAAAAATCTATACAATATAGCAAAAAGCTTTTTTGCGCCTCACGACCCAGAGCAGCGATCTCTTCACTCCAGGAAATGAGTTCTAAAACTGTTGCTTTATTTCCCTTGGCTTTAAATGCTGTTCGAATCCAGTTTATGAACCAGGTCTCATATTGTTCGTCGCCCGAATCTTTCCTTAAAAGATGAAGCGCCTTTGTATAGTCTCCATTAGACTGATGCGCTATTTTTTTGGCAAATGATTCATCACATTGCTCCCTTTCAATTAAAGCCTTTGCAATATCCAACTCGCTTAATGGCGGAAAATGCAGGCTCTGGCAGCGGGATTTTATGGTTTGGATAATCTTATCCTCTTCTTCAGCGATCAGAATAAAAACCGTTTTATTTGGCGGTTCTTCAATAAGTTTAAGCAATTTATTGGAGGCAGCTGTATTCATCTTTTCGGCCATCCAGATGATCATCACCTTAAATCCTCCCTCATAGGATTTCAAGGATAATCTTTTAACGATATCCTGAGCCTCATTAACACTTAGCTGACCCTGCTTATTTTCTATCCCGAGCGTCTGATACCAATCAAAAAGACTTCCGTAAGGATTGGTCTTCAGGAAATTGCGCCATTCATCCAAAAAGTGGGATGAAACCGGGTGTTTTTTTACCTCTTTTGTGCCCGCAACCGGAAATGCAAAATGCAGATCGGGATGGGAGAAATTTTTGAATTTCAAATTACAACTTTCAGCACCCGCGCTGTTATTCTCACCATTGGAATTTTGGCATAAAATATATTGCGCATAGGCGATGGCCATAGGCAGAACGCCGCTTCCGGGGTTTCCGGTAAATAGCTGAGCATGCGGAATTCGGCTTCTGTCTGCCGTAGTTGTAAGATGATTTTTTATGTGTGGTAAACCAATTACGTCATTAAAAAGCATAGGCAAATATAAAATTATATAGCCTTTATTATCTTCGGAAAAAATTATATTTGTAAGAAACCATTACTATGAAAACAATTGACGACTACAACTTTAATAATAAGAGAGCATTAATTAGGGTAGATTTTAACGTGCCTTTGAATGAAGATATGGAGGTGACCGATGCCAACAGGATTGAGGCGGCAAAACCTACAATAATTAAAATTCTGGAAGATGGAGGAAGTGTAGTTCTCATGTCTCACCTTGGAAGACCAAAAGGAAAAGAAAGTAAATATTCCCTTCAACACGTGGTATCAAAAGTATCTGAAGTGTTGGGGGTATCTGTGAAATTCGTGGAGGACTCTGTTGGTGAAGAAGTAGTTGAAGCAGCTAAGAATTTACAAGCTGGAGAAATCTTGCTAATAGAAAACCTGCGTTTTCATGAAGAAGAAACAGAGGGTGATGAAGCATTTGCAAAAGAGCTTTCTAAACTTGGAGATATCTATGTGAACGATGCATTTGGAACAGCCCACCGAGCTCATGCATCAACCACAGTTGTGGCAAAATTTTTTGAGGATAAATGCTTTGGATATCTTTTAGCTAAAGAGATCAAAAGTCTCGATAAGGTTTTACACAGTAAAGAAAAACCGGTTACAGCCGTTCTGGGTGGTGCCAAAGTATCTTCTAAGATCACCGTGATCGAGAATATACTTGACAAAATTGACCACCTTATCATTGGTGGTGGGATGACCTATACTTTTATAAAAGCTCAGGGCGGTCATATAGGAACCTCATTGGTGGAAGATGATAAGCAGGAGCTTGCCCTGGAGATCCTTAAGAAAGCTAAGGAAAAAGGAGTGGAAGTACACCTTCCGGTAGATTCAGTGATTGCAGATAGCTTTTCGGAACAGGCAAGCACTCAGATAGAGAATGTAGATAATATACCTGATGGCTGGATGGGACTTGACGTAGGTCCGGAAACTCTTAAGAATTTTGAAAGAGTGATAAAAGAATCAAAGATCATACTATGGAATGGTCCGCTTGGTGTATTTGAGATGGATACTTTCGCTAAAGGAACTATTAAATTGGGTGAAGCCATTGCAGAGGCGACCAAAAACGGAGCTTTTTCTTTAGTTGGAGGAGGAGATTCTGTAGCCGCAGTTAAAAAATTCGGATTTGACGATAAAGTAAGTTATGTGTCTACCGGTGGTGGGGCTATGTTGGAAATGTTAGAAGGAAAATCTCTACCGGGTATCGAAGCCATAGGCAATTAATAAGGTACGAAGTTTGATGATTTTTCGTTTGTTATTATAAAAGTTATATATGCTGAAACGAAAATGTTTATTGTTGCTGGTGTTGGCTGGGATGACGGGTTATGCACAGGAAAATGGAACGAAGGATAGGGTAGAAAAGGCGAATTTCAGAGTTCAGATATTCAAGAAGGATAGCAATACCGATATAAAACTTGCAGATCCGGATCCTGAATTCAGGGATAAATTACCTATTTCTGCCATGATAGGGGATTCTTCGAAAATAGATCTAAAGGATCTGCCTAAGGCAGAAGCCATAGATTCTTTATGGAAACTTGAGCTTACTAATTCAGACCTGTTTGAAAGTATGTATAAAAGCATACGTGAGCAGGATTACGAAGAGGTAGTGAATAAAGACCTTCCTACAGATACTTTAAAGGCCAGGCTCGCCCGTTTAAATGCACGAACTCCATTTAATGTGGAGTATAATCCAATTCTGGAAAGTGTTATTAATTCCTATCTAAAACGGAATAAACAGGGCATGGAACGTTTAATGGCCTTGAGCACGTATTATTTCCCGATGTTTGAACAGTCTCTGGACAAATATGATATTCCTCTGGAAATAAAATACCTTGCCATTGTTGAATCTGCCTTGAATCCACGGGCAAAATCAAGGGTTGGTGCAACCGGATTATGGCAATTCATGTTCACGACGGGGAAAATGCATGGTTTGGATGTGAGCTCGTATGTAGATGAAAGAATGGATCCTATTCTGGCTACCGAGGCTGCCGCACAATACCTTGCAAATCTTTATAAAGTATTTGGCGATTGGGATCTTGTTTTGGCTTCCTATAATTCTGGCCCTGGAAATGTTTCCAAGGCTATTAGAAGAAGTGGCGGCTCTACAGATTACTGGAATTTAAGGAGGTATCTACCACGTGAAACTGCAGGTTATGTTCCTGCATTTCTAGCTACTTTATATCTTTTTGAATATGCCGATGAGCACAAGTTTCAGCCTAAAAAGCCTGATGTAGTCTATTTTGAAACCGATACTATCCATGTTAAAAAGCTACTCACCTTCGATCAGATCTCGAAAGTTACTGGTGTTGAAAAGGAGATGCTTCAGTTCTTGAATCCGAGCTATAAGCTGGATATCATTCCATTTGTAGATGATGAAAACTATACCCTAAGGTTGCCAAGGCCGGTAACAGGTAAATTCGTTAACAACGAACAGGAGATCTATAATTTCGCTGAAACTGAAATAGCAGAAGTAAAAGAGGAACTCCCAAAATACGTTGAGACCGAAGACAGAATTAGGTATAGGGTTAAAAAAGGAGATTATTTAGGGAAAATAGCCGAAAAGTATGGGGTTGGCGTTAGTAGCATAAAACGCTGGAACAATATGAGAAGTAATTCTCTTAGAATTGGCCAGTATCTTACGATTTATCCCCGCAAACCCGTGGCGGTTTCCAATGCCGGTAATTCAAAAAAATCAACTTCAGGAACTAATCAGAAGATCTATACAGTAAAGCAGGGTGACTCGCTTTGGAGTATATCCAAGAAGTTTCCAGGCGTTACGGTACAGAATTTGAGGTCCTGGAATGATATGAACACTTCCAGTCTTAAACCAGGTATGAAATTAAAGATTTCTAAGGGTTAAGATCTGTAAACTAAACTTATAAAAATGAAACGAAGCCTCATCCTGCTTGCAAGTATTGTATTTTTTATTTCGTGTAAAGACGATAAAGGAACAAAGGAAAAAAGGATATTATCAGATTCTTCAGGAAATATCAATCAATTGACCGTTGTTATAGAGAATGAAAAGTGGGAAGGAGAAATAGGGGAGGTTATTCGTGATCATTTTGCTGCACCGGTAGATGGACTGCCTCAGGAGGAGCCGTTATTCAGCCTGAGCCAGATACCACCTGAAACTTTTTCTGGATTCGTAAGGAACAGTCGTATCTTTCTAAAAATAGAGACCGATTCTAATAAAGGACTGAATATTTTAAAAGATAAATTTGCGAGACCACAAACGGGTATCGTGGTAATGGGAGCTAATTCAGAGGAGATTGTAAGTGTAATCCAAGAGAAATCAGATTCCATTATAGGTCTTTTGAAAAAGACAGAATTAAAGGAGAAGCAACGCCGAATCGGGAAATCTCTTAAGACTGACGAATCTCTTGAAGAAAAATTTGGGGTTAGTCTTAAATTTCCATCTGCTTATCGTTTCGCGAAGCAAGAGGATGATTTCGTATGGATAAGAAAAGAGATCCCTAAAGGGAATATGGAGATTCTGGTTTATGAAGTTCCTATGAGTAAAATAGAGAATGATTCTAGCGTTATTGCAAATATCACTCAAATGCGTGATTCCATAGGAAAAGCACAGATCCCGGGGCCGGTTGAAGGCTCTTATATGATCACTGAAAAAGCCTATGCGCCATATCTTTTTGAAACAACCATAGACGGAAAATTCACGTATGAGACCCGCGGCACCTGGGAAGTTAAAAATGCGTTTATGGCCGGGCCTTTCGTTAACTATGCGATCAAGGATGAGGCTAATAACAGATACATAATATTGGAAGGCTTCGTGTTCTCACCTTCGCGTAGTAAACGCGATAATGTTTTTGAACTCGATGCGATATTACAATCGGCAAGGATCAAGTAAAAGCATAAAAAAAGCCCAACTTAGAAAGTTGGGCTTTTTTTATGATATAAGTAAGGAAGTTATTTATTCTCTCCCGGAACTTTTTTATTGTCATCAGAAGCTCCTCCTTTTTCATCATCCTTGGAAGCGTCTTTAAATTCTTTAATTCCGCTACCCAGGCCTCTCATTAATTCAGGGATTTTGCGTCCTCCGAATAGTAATAAAATCACCACTACAATTAAAATTATTTGTGGTGCTCCTATGGCCAAAGGCAAAATAAATGCATTCATGTCTTTTAATTTAGTTCTACAAACTTAACAAGAATTCAGCAATATAAACGTTAAGAAGGCAATAAATTGATATTCCTCAGGGCGCGAACCAAATTGGATTATAAGCTTTATTCTAAGAGAAAATATTTAATTTATCTTTGTAAAACCTAAAAGGAACTATGGCTCAAAACACCAAAGAAAAAAAGAAGTTTGCGAAAAAACTTCTCCATAAATACAGGATGGTGGTCCTTAATGAGGATACTTTCGAAGAAAGATTTTCATTTCGTTTAACCAGATTAAACGTTTTTGTTGCTGTAGGCCTTTCGGCGATTTTTCTAATTGCCGCTACCACGGTCTTGATCGCATTCACTCCACTAAGAGAATATATACCAGGATACTCGTCCGGTGAATTGAAGGAAAAAGCTACAGAACTTGCATTTAAGACCGATTCTCTTCAAAATGTGATCAGAATGAACGATCAGTATCTAACTTCCATTAAAAGCGCTCTAACCGGCGAATTTGAACTCGATAAACTCAACAGGGATTCTATTCTTAGTGAACCTATAACAGATGCAGAATACGAGGAGATAAACCGAATAAAAGCCGATTCTCTGCTTAGGGAGGAAGTAGCACAGGAGGATAAATATAATATCTTGCCTACTGCTACCGAAAACATTAATTTTTCTCTATTTGCACCGGTTAAGGGATCGATCTCCGAAAAATATAATATTGAAGAAAAACACTATGCGGTAGATATAGTCGTGGCAAGGAATTCACCGATAAAATCTGTGGCAGACGGACGGGTTATCTTTGCAGAATGGACTGCTGAAACCGGTTACGTGATCATTATTGAACATAGTTATGGTTTGCTATCGGTATATAAGCATAATGCCAGCTTAACCAAATCTCAGGGAGATATGGTGAGAGCGGGTGAGGTTGTTGCTACTGCCGGATCTACCGGCGAACTAACTACTGGTCCTCATCTTCATTTTGAATTATGGAATGAAGGAAACCCTGTAGATCCAACTGAATATATTGATTTTAAATAATTTATGTCTATAAAATCTTTTGCGGCTAAAGTATTTGCCGGTTACATCAGAAATAAAATTGATAAATGGGCTGATAAGCCTGAAAAAACTCAACAGAGAGTTTTCAAAGAGCTAATTTCCAAAGCTAAGAATACCCAGTTTGGAAGGGATCATGATTTCAAAAATATACATAGCCATTCAGATTTTATAAAAAAGGTTCCTGTAAGAGATTATGAGGAGCTGAAACCTTATGTTGATGAAATGGTCTCCGGAAAGGAAAATGTGCTGTGGCCTGGAAAACCTCTGTACTATGCCAAGACTTCGGGAACTACAAGTGGGGCTAAATATATTCCTATCACAAAAGAGTCCATGCCAACTCATATCAATGCGGCCAGAAACGCTATCCTTTGTTATATCAATGATTCCGGGAAAGCTGATTTTGTAGATGGTAAAATGATATTTCTTCAGGGAAGTCCGGAACTCAGTGAAAAGAATGGGGTTAAGCTGGGAAGATTATCGGGGATCGTAGCACATTATGTTCCCGGTTACCTTCAAAAGAACCGTATGCCTAGCTGGGAAACGAATTGCATAGACGACTGGGAAAGCAAAGTGGATGCAATTGTGAACGAGACTGTAAAAGAAGATATGTCTGTGATAAGTGGGATCCCTTCTTGGGTTCAAATGTATTTTGAGCGGCTTATAGATAAGACTGGGAAAAAAGTAGGGGAGATCTTTCCTAATTTTGATCTCTTTATCTATGGAGGGGTGAATTATGAGCCCTATCGTGCTAAATTTGAAAACCTCATAGGCCGTAAGGTAGACAGTATAGAACTTTACCCTGCTTCAGAAGGATTTTTTGCCTTTCAGGACAAACAGGATATTAAAGGTATGCTTTTACAACTGGATTCCGGGATGTTCTATGAATTCATCAGAGAAGATGAATTTTATAGCGAAAACCCAAAACGCCTCAGTTTAAGTGAAGTTGAAACAGGAGTTAACTATGTGATGATCGTTTCTACAACAGCCGGATTGTGGGCTTATAATATTGGGGATACCATTCAGTTCACTTCATTAAAGCCATACCGCGTGATCGTTTCTGGCCGAATTAAACACTTTATTTCGGCATTTGGAGAGCATGTGATCGCGAAGGAGGTGGAAGAAGCGATGCAGGAAGCGGTTAATGAAACCGGAGCCAGGATAAGTGAATTTACTGTAGCTCCACAGATCAGTCCGGAAGATAATTCCCTGCCATATCACGAATGGTTTGTTGAATTTGAAAGCGAACCGGAAGATTTAGATAAATTTGCTCAAATTATAGATCAGTCTCTGCAAAGACAGAATGCCTATTATCTGGACCTGATTGAGGGGAAAATTCTTCAAAGGCTTCAGGTGCGCAGTGTTCCGCAAAATGCATTTCAGGAGTATATGAAATCTATAGGAAAACTTGGTGGTCAGAATAAATTACCGAGATTATCCAACGATCGTAAAATTGCAGATAAACTGAACGAGATTATATAAGTTAGAAATATGTCGATATTAAAATTACAGGGCCGTACAAGGGCACAGGAAAGTTCCAGCGCCATAGAGCGCATGTACATTACAATGCGTCACCTGTTCAACAGGGGATTTTATAAACCTATGGGGGTTTCTGGGGAGACGCTTAGAGAGTCACTTCTTACCCTTAGACCGGAAATATATGGATCTGTTGCAGACGATAAAGCCGAACTCGAAGGTCTGCTTTACGTTATAGATCGTTTGCCACGAGGAATAGAGGAATGTCGTTTTATCAATTTAACCAGTGATGAGGGGTATGGGAATTCTCATTTTAAGCCTATCGTTCCTCCAAAAAGAAGAAGGAATTGTTACCGGATAGATGATGAACAGATGAATATAGAGATCACCCGAGGCAGATCGGAGATCTATGATATATTAACTCATCTTACGTTTTTATTCATCGAATCCCATAAGATCATGAACAGGGTATTGATAGATGAAGATGGAAGCGTGAACAGAGATTGGGAGAAACTTGAAGCCGCCGTTAATCAAAAAGAGGGACTTTCGCAGTCACAGCGTGAAGTTGCTCTGACTCATACAGCGAGTATTCTCGGAAGAACCTTCCATGAAATATCATTGTTATATTCTAAATTTTCACTTCCTGAGAATCCGGACAGGTTTTTAAAACTTGTTTGGTCATTGGGTAGAATGGCGATTCTAGAGGCGGTTAAGAATGAAAAGAGGATCATCACCTTTAGTCCTGTTCTTAGAGAAAGATTAGGGCATCATATACATGGTGAGATCTGGGCGAACGATATTAAACTGAAATTGATCGAAAATGGTTTAATGGAGCGTCCACTGCATATCATCAGTGCAAATATGCACAGTGTTATGAATACACTTTATACGCCGTATGCGCTGAAAAGTGAACTTAAAAAGAAGAAAGTTCTTAGCATTTACGAGGAATTGAGTGATAGCGCTAACGGACCTTTAAGAAATAAAATAGTGAAGGCTGCGCTTGACAAGGGCATGGTCTTTCTTGAGGATAAGAGCGGAACTAATATAGATGTACAGATCTTTGATACTGCCCAACTGGAAGAAGGCTTTTCCGATACTAAATTCGATAAACTGGAAGATAAGGATAAACCCGTTATTATCGTGATGGACTATGCTTTTGGTGAGCAGGCCTATGAAACTATGGATGAGCTTCTTAAACCTTTTAATCATGAAGGTACTGAGCATAAGATGAATGTGAAGTCAATTTCCATCATGGGTAAAGCAGGGATCCTTGAAGGAGGTAAAGGAGACATTATGATCCCCGATGCTCACTTGTTTGAAGGTACTGCTGATAACTATCCTTTCCGAAATCAGTTGAAAAAATCTGATCTTGAGGGACACGGTATTAAGGTTGTAGACGGAGCCATGATCACTGTATTGGGAACATCACTGCAGAACAAGGATATATTGAGGTTCTTCCACGACTCTACCTGGAACGTATGTGGTCTTGAGATGGAAGGTGCTCATTATCATAAGGCAATTCAGGCAGCTTCCAGATTAAGAAGAAGCATAAGTGAAGATGTTAAGGTAAGGTATGCGTATTACGCATCAGATAATCCATTAGAGACCGGATCTACACTGGCTTCCGGAGGGCTTGGTACATCTGGAGTTAAACCGACATATCTGATTACAGAGAAGATATTGGAGCAAATTTTTAATTCCTAAAAATTCATAATGCAGGTAGAAGAAACAGGCTTAAAAGATTGTTTTCTTGTTAAACCCAAGATCTTTGAAGATCATCGCGGCATCTTCCTGGAATCATATCACCGCGAACGATTCCATGTGTTGACCGGTATAGACACCGAATTTGTTCAGGATAATCAATCGGTTTCCAGATACGGCGTCCTGAGAGGATTGCATTATCAAAAAGGAGATCATGCTCAAACCAAACTGGTAAGGGTGATCTATGGGAAAGTTTTGGACGTGGTGGTGGATCTAAGACCTGATTCTCCGAGTTATAAAAAGACATATTCAGTAATTCTGGACGATAAGAATCTTTATCAGTTATATATCCCAAAAGGATTTGGCCATGGTTTTGTGACGCTTTCAGAAAAATCTGTTTTCGCTTACAAATGCGATCAATATTACAAACCGGGCGCCGAAGGCGGCATTATTTATAATGACCCCGACCTGAATATTAACTGGAATTTACCTCATGATAAACTCATACTTTCAGATAAAGATCAGGCCTTACCGACCTTAAAAGATTCATTTTAATGAAAACGATTTTGGTTACCGGAGCGGGTGGACAATTAGGCCAATGTTTTAAGAAGCAGAGCGGTAATTACAAAGGATTTAAATTTTTGTTCTGCACTTCAGCTGAACTTGATATTACTTTCAAATCTACAATTCAGGATTTTTTTAAAAATAATAAAGTTGATTATTGTGTCAACTGCGCGGCGTATACCAATGTGGAACAGGCTGAAAATGAAAAAAAGACAGCCTTTCTTGTAAATGCGGAAGCCGCAAGAAATCTTGCAGAAGTTTGTAAAGAATATGATGCAACACTTTTTCATTTTTCTACAGATTATGTTTTTAATGGAAGGGCTGATAATCCCTATTCAGAAAATGAGAAAGTAAATCCTATCAATGTTTACGGGGCTTCTAAACTTAGGGGAGAAGAATATATTGAGAATATCCTGAAGAATTTCTTTGTATTTAGAACCTCCTGGTTGTATTCAGAATTTGGACATAACTTTTTTAATACTATTCTTAAAAAAGCCAATGAAAAAGCCGAGCTAAACATAACAAGCTCTCAGAAAGGTACACCTACCAATGCAAATGACCTTGCCGCATATATTTTAAAAATAATTGAATCCGGTTCTAAGGCCTACGGCATTTATCATTACAGTAACAGGGGAGAAGCAACCTGGTTTGATTTTGCAAAAGAAATACTTAATTATACTCAACAACTGGATGAGGTGGTTCTCAACAAAACAGGATTTTACAAAACCCTGGCTGAAAGACCTGCCTATTCTGTGCTTTCAAAAGAAAAGGTGGATAAGAGCTTTGGGTTTGAGATCAAAAGCTGGAAAGAAAGTCTTCACAGACTTATTGATGAAAAATGATTACATTTTGACCAACTAAACAACTATGGCAAAACGAATTTTGATTACCGGAGCTGCAGGATTCCTTGGCTCTCATCTATGTGATCGCTTTATAAAGGAAGGTTTTGAAGTGATAGGAATGGATAATCTTATTACCGGAGATGTTAAGAACATTGAACATCTTATAAAACTTAAAAATTTTGAATTCCATCATCACGATATTACCAAATTCGTTCATGTAGCAGGAAAGTTAGACTATATCCTTCATTTTGCCTCGCCGGCGAGCCCCATAGATTATTTGAAAATCCCAATCCAAACCCTTAAAGTAGGCTCAGTTGGAACCTTACATTGTCTTGGATTGGCTAAGGAAAAGAATGCCCGAATTTTAATTGCATCTACTTCAGAAGTTTATGGTGATCCACAGGTTCATCCTCAAAACGAAGAATATTACGGTAATGTAAATGCGATAGGACCAAGGGGTGTATATGACGAAGCTAAAAGGTTTCAGGAGTCTATCACTATGGCCTATCACAGATTTCACGGGCTGGAAACGAGAATAGCCAGGATCTTTAATACGTATGGCCCAAGGATGAGGTTAAATGATGGCCGCGTAATTCCGGCATTTATAGGTCAGGCACTCCGTGGTGAGGATCTTACCGTTTTTGGCGACGGATCCCAGACCAGATCCTTTTGTTTTGTAGATGATCAGGTAGAGGGAATTTATCGTTTGCTCTTAAGCGATTATTCAGAACCCGTGAACATAGGAAACCCTGACGAAATTAGCATTCTGGATTTCGCAAGTGAGATCATTAAGCTTACCGGTACAGATCAGAAGATCACTTTTGAGGAACTTCCACAAGATGATCCTATGCAAAGACAGCCGGATATTTCAAGAGCTAAAGAGGTTTTAGGGTGGGAGCCGAAAGTTTCCCGCGAAGAAGGAATGAAGATCACCTATGATTATTTTAAAAATCTGGGAGCAGAAGAACTTGAAAAGCGGGAACATAAAGATTTTTCCAAGCATATTAGACGATAGGAATGAAGGACTATGGACTTGTTTCGATAATTATGCCGGCATATAATTCTGCCGCTTTTATCTCAGAGTCTATAGAATCTGTAATTGGTCAAACCTATTCCAATTGGGAATTGCTCATTGTTGATGATGCTTCGGTGGATGGTACGGTTGATATCGTTAATATATATGCTCAAAAAGATGAGAGAATATGTTTGATGCAAAATGAATCAAACTCAGGAACTCATATAACCCGAAATAGAGCAATTAAAGCCGCGCAAGGAGGATTTGTAGCCTTTCTGGACTCAGACGACCTGTGGAAGCCTCAAAAGCTCTCAGCACAGCTAAAATTGATGAAAGAAGAAAATCTCCCTGCGTGTTTCTCCAGTTATGATCTTATAGATGAGAATGGTCTTACCACCGGGAAAGAAGTCATCGCCTTGCCGGAGTTGAGCTATCAGAAATTGTTAAAGGCGAATTATGTTGGAAACCTTACCGGTATATACAGCGTTGAAAAATTAGGAAAGATCTTTTCTCCCAACATAAGAAAGCGACAGGACTGGGCATTATGGCTGGAAGTTTTAAAAAAAGGCGGGCCCATTAAAAGCATCAGAGAACCGCTGGCTACATACAGATTGAGAAAGGACTCAATTTCAAATAACAAAATTGAGATGCTTAAATATAATTTTATGGTCTACCATAAGGTGCTGGGCTATAATCCTGTTGTAAGTGGCATTAAAATGATGATTTTTCTTCGAGAGCAGTTATTTATAAAATCCCGCCAGGTCAGAACTATTCAATAAGGGA containing:
- a CDS encoding lytic transglycosylase domain-containing protein; amino-acid sequence: MLKRKCLLLLVLAGMTGYAQENGTKDRVEKANFRVQIFKKDSNTDIKLADPDPEFRDKLPISAMIGDSSKIDLKDLPKAEAIDSLWKLELTNSDLFESMYKSIREQDYEEVVNKDLPTDTLKARLARLNARTPFNVEYNPILESVINSYLKRNKQGMERLMALSTYYFPMFEQSLDKYDIPLEIKYLAIVESALNPRAKSRVGATGLWQFMFTTGKMHGLDVSSYVDERMDPILATEAAAQYLANLYKVFGDWDLVLASYNSGPGNVSKAIRRSGGSTDYWNLRRYLPRETAGYVPAFLATLYLFEYADEHKFQPKKPDVVYFETDTIHVKKLLTFDQISKVTGVEKEMLQFLNPSYKLDIIPFVDDENYTLRLPRPVTGKFVNNEQEIYNFAETEIAEVKEELPKYVETEDRIRYRVKKGDYLGKIAEKYGVGVSSIKRWNNMRSNSLRIGQYLTIYPRKPVAVSNAGNSKKSTSGTNQKIYTVKQGDSLWSISKKFPGVTVQNLRSWNDMNTSSLKPGMKLKISKG
- the tatA gene encoding twin-arginine translocase TatA/TatE family subunit is translated as MNAFILPLAIGAPQIILIVVVILLLFGGRKIPELMRGLGSGIKEFKDASKDDEKGGASDDNKKVPGENK
- a CDS encoding DoxX family protein; this translates as MENLTTYITEILILIFVFITFLQSGIDKAMDWKGNIEWLKGHFSETILSGSVSLMVGIILIFEIVTGILSVLGIIWLIAYADTSYALFACVLASITLTMLLFGQRVAKDYAGAFTLTGYFIVTIFGVYLLS
- a CDS encoding phosphoglycerate kinase translates to MKTIDDYNFNNKRALIRVDFNVPLNEDMEVTDANRIEAAKPTIIKILEDGGSVVLMSHLGRPKGKESKYSLQHVVSKVSEVLGVSVKFVEDSVGEEVVEAAKNLQAGEILLIENLRFHEEETEGDEAFAKELSKLGDIYVNDAFGTAHRAHASTTVVAKFFEDKCFGYLLAKEIKSLDKVLHSKEKPVTAVLGGAKVSSKITVIENILDKIDHLIIGGGMTYTFIKAQGGHIGTSLVEDDKQELALEILKKAKEKGVEVHLPVDSVIADSFSEQASTQIENVDNIPDGWMGLDVGPETLKNFERVIKESKIILWNGPLGVFEMDTFAKGTIKLGEAIAEATKNGAFSLVGGGDSVAAVKKFGFDDKVSYVSTGGGAMLEMLEGKSLPGIEAIGN
- a CDS encoding M23 family metallopeptidase, which translates into the protein MAQNTKEKKKFAKKLLHKYRMVVLNEDTFEERFSFRLTRLNVFVAVGLSAIFLIAATTVLIAFTPLREYIPGYSSGELKEKATELAFKTDSLQNVIRMNDQYLTSIKSALTGEFELDKLNRDSILSEPITDAEYEEINRIKADSLLREEVAQEDKYNILPTATENINFSLFAPVKGSISEKYNIEEKHYAVDIVVARNSPIKSVADGRVIFAEWTAETGYVIIIEHSYGLLSVYKHNASLTKSQGDMVRAGEVVATAGSTGELTTGPHLHFELWNEGNPVDPTEYIDFK
- a CDS encoding DUF4837 family protein, with translation MKRSLILLASIVFFISCKDDKGTKEKRILSDSSGNINQLTVVIENEKWEGEIGEVIRDHFAAPVDGLPQEEPLFSLSQIPPETFSGFVRNSRIFLKIETDSNKGLNILKDKFARPQTGIVVMGANSEEIVSVIQEKSDSIIGLLKKTELKEKQRRIGKSLKTDESLEEKFGVSLKFPSAYRFAKQEDDFVWIRKEIPKGNMEILVYEVPMSKIENDSSVIANITQMRDSIGKAQIPGPVEGSYMITEKAYAPYLFETTIDGKFTYETRGTWEVKNAFMAGPFVNYAIKDEANNRYIILEGFVFSPSRSKRDNVFELDAILQSARIK
- a CDS encoding ATP-binding protein → MLFNDVIGLPHIKNHLTTTADRSRIPHAQLFTGNPGSGVLPMAIAYAQYILCQNSNGENNSAGAESCNLKFKNFSHPDLHFAFPVAGTKEVKKHPVSSHFLDEWRNFLKTNPYGSLFDWYQTLGIENKQGQLSVNEAQDIVKRLSLKSYEGGFKVMIIWMAEKMNTAASNKLLKLIEEPPNKTVFILIAEEEDKIIQTIKSRCQSLHFPPLSELDIAKALIEREQCDESFAKKIAHQSNGDYTKALHLLRKDSGDEQYETWFINWIRTAFKAKGNKATVLELISWSEEIAALGREAQKSFLLYCIDFFRQSLLLNYKAKELVYLEPKTEKFKLENFAPYVNEKNIMEITEALETAIYHIERNGNAKIILTDLSINLTRFLHKKAV